A part of Nitrospira sp. genomic DNA contains:
- the rmuC gene encoding DNA recombination protein RmuC — MDQSLIDIIPLSIGFGAGLLLGGVFAGLWITSRLRPQAQRAEAMVDELRRQIDQERDAIASLRHELSDAQHARVTAETRMENAARQLTDQKVLIDHTRQELMGSFQALSGEALKQNNEAFLKLAAVSFESLHVKAEGDLAQRQQAVDALVRPLQESLQRYDEQLRLLEQSRQSAYGGLDQHLKSLAESQQRLQLETGNLVKALRAPTVRGQWGELTLKRVAELAGMVDHCDFIEQPSVTGDDGRFRPDMVVQLPGGRQIIVDAKTVLSAYLDAHEAQSETQQLEALRRHAAQVKSRMDELSLKAYWTQFDRAPEFVVLFLPGEQFLGAALDQNPRLIEEGFANGIVLATPATLIALLRAVAYGWRQERMTAHAEEAGRLGKELYERMAVLAEHMNDVGQALGKSVSAYNRAVGSLETRILPAARRFKELGVSSDRDIPVLESMEVVPRKTLPFDIE, encoded by the coding sequence ATGGATCAATCGCTCATTGACATCATCCCCCTCTCTATCGGTTTCGGAGCAGGACTGCTCCTAGGCGGGGTGTTTGCCGGGCTGTGGATCACCAGTCGTCTCCGACCTCAAGCTCAACGGGCTGAAGCAATGGTGGATGAGCTGCGACGGCAGATAGACCAAGAACGAGACGCGATTGCTTCTCTCCGCCACGAGTTGTCCGACGCTCAACACGCACGGGTCACTGCGGAAACCAGAATGGAGAACGCCGCTCGCCAGCTCACAGACCAGAAAGTCCTCATTGATCACACACGTCAAGAACTCATGGGGTCGTTCCAAGCTCTATCCGGCGAAGCGTTGAAGCAAAATAACGAGGCATTCTTGAAGCTCGCCGCCGTGTCGTTTGAAAGCCTTCACGTCAAAGCAGAGGGTGACTTGGCGCAACGGCAGCAGGCTGTCGATGCGCTGGTCCGCCCACTTCAAGAATCCCTGCAACGCTACGATGAACAGTTGCGCTTATTGGAGCAATCTCGGCAGTCGGCCTACGGTGGATTGGATCAACATTTGAAGTCGCTAGCGGAATCGCAGCAACGGTTGCAGCTGGAGACTGGAAACTTAGTCAAGGCCTTGCGGGCTCCGACCGTGCGAGGCCAATGGGGCGAATTGACGCTGAAACGAGTCGCCGAATTGGCAGGCATGGTCGACCACTGTGATTTTATCGAACAACCGTCTGTCACGGGCGACGATGGGCGCTTCCGACCGGATATGGTCGTACAGTTGCCTGGCGGACGCCAAATTATCGTGGATGCGAAGACCGTGCTGTCTGCGTACCTTGATGCCCATGAAGCCCAGAGCGAGACCCAACAGCTGGAAGCCTTGCGTCGCCACGCAGCTCAAGTGAAGAGCCGTATGGATGAGTTGTCGCTGAAAGCGTACTGGACGCAGTTCGACCGTGCACCGGAATTTGTCGTGCTGTTTCTCCCAGGTGAGCAATTCCTCGGTGCGGCGCTGGACCAGAACCCCCGGCTCATTGAAGAGGGATTCGCAAACGGAATCGTGTTGGCGACTCCAGCAACACTCATTGCGTTACTCCGTGCAGTCGCCTACGGCTGGCGCCAAGAACGAATGACCGCCCATGCAGAAGAAGCTGGTCGGTTAGGAAAAGAACTGTATGAACGCATGGCGGTGCTGGCTGAACATATGAACGACGTGGGCCAGGCTCTTGGGAAAAGCGTATCGGCGTATAACCGAGCCGTCGGTTCTCTGGAAACACGCATTCTTCCCGCAGCTCGGCGTTTCAAAGAATTGGGCGTCTCGTCGGATCGGGATATCCCGGTGCTGGAGTCGATGGAAGTGGTTCCGCGTAAGACCTTGCCGTTTGATATTGAATGA
- the folK gene encoding 2-amino-4-hydroxy-6-hydroxymethyldihydropteridine diphosphokinase → MVFIGFGSNIGDRVDFCDRAVTLLSLLPHSRLHGVSLLYETEPVRDQIDSGEGWFLNGVVQLETNITPRSLLSTLQEIERALDRDEDNRSGPRTIDLDILFYGAHVLTEPGLTIPHPRLHQRRFVLMPMNELDPLWVHPTLNQSVAQLLTAAKDQSQVRLLFPQPSTRYGSRPACSSPPNS, encoded by the coding sequence ATGGTCTTCATCGGATTTGGATCGAACATCGGCGATCGAGTCGATTTTTGCGATCGAGCAGTGACGTTGCTCAGCCTCCTCCCACATTCTCGACTTCACGGCGTCTCACTGCTGTATGAAACAGAACCGGTACGCGACCAGATCGATTCCGGAGAGGGATGGTTCCTCAACGGGGTGGTGCAGCTTGAAACGAACATTACTCCCCGCAGCCTCCTCTCGACACTCCAGGAAATTGAACGGGCACTTGATCGAGATGAAGACAATCGGTCTGGTCCTCGCACGATCGACTTAGACATTCTCTTTTATGGGGCGCATGTGCTCACGGAGCCAGGACTGACCATTCCGCATCCTCGTCTCCATCAACGCCGATTCGTCCTGATGCCGATGAATGAACTGGATCCACTCTGGGTCCATCCGACGCTCAACCAATCGGTGGCACAGTTACTGACGGCGGCCAAGGACCAGTCTCAAGTGCGTCTCCTGTTCCCTCAGCCTTCAACCAGATACGGGTCACGTCCTGCCTGTAGTTCGCCACCCAACTCATGA
- a CDS encoding uracil-DNA glycosylase: MRALTVLNKTITDCTACPRLVTYRKGIARQKRKQYRDWTYWGRPVPGFGDHQARLYVLGLAPAAHGGNRTGRVFTGDRSGDWLYDALYRYGFANQALSTHQEDGLSLTDCYIGATVRCAPPENKPAPDEFQRCSQFLQDEVRLLKNHRVVIALGKIAFDHYLKTCRAQGHAMPAPVQKFGHGVVYRLPWGVILLGSYHPSQQNTFTGKLTRSMFHSVFQRARKEIDSA, translated from the coding sequence ATGCGAGCCTTGACCGTTCTGAACAAGACTATCACTGATTGCACGGCCTGTCCTCGGTTGGTCACTTATCGGAAGGGGATTGCACGGCAGAAACGGAAGCAATATCGTGATTGGACCTACTGGGGGCGGCCGGTTCCTGGCTTCGGAGATCACCAAGCTCGGCTCTATGTGCTTGGACTGGCTCCTGCGGCACATGGGGGGAATCGGACAGGCCGTGTCTTCACCGGTGATCGGAGTGGGGACTGGTTGTATGACGCCCTGTATCGGTATGGATTTGCCAACCAGGCCTTGTCGACACACCAAGAAGATGGCCTATCATTGACGGATTGTTACATTGGTGCAACCGTGCGGTGCGCACCGCCGGAGAACAAACCTGCGCCCGATGAGTTTCAACGCTGCAGCCAATTTTTACAGGATGAAGTTCGTCTCCTGAAAAATCATCGTGTGGTGATTGCGCTAGGAAAGATCGCCTTCGACCACTACCTCAAGACCTGTCGGGCACAAGGGCACGCTATGCCAGCGCCAGTCCAAAAATTTGGCCATGGAGTCGTCTATCGCTTACCCTGGGGCGTGATACTGCTGGGTTCCTATCACCCCAGCCAGCAAAATACGTTTACCGGGAAATTGACTCGCTCGATGTTTCACTCGGTGTTTCAGAGGGCGAGAAAAGAAATCGACTCGGCGTAG
- a CDS encoding LL-diaminopimelate aminotransferase, whose product MAGFPIEVATRIKTLPPYLFAAIDKMKQEAIGRGVDIINLGIGDPDLPTPTPIIDSLAKAAKDPKHHQYPSYEGMLSFRKAVAGWYKRRFNVTLDPANEVLALIGSKEGIGHIHLAFVDPGDIVLVPSPGYPVYPVGTGFSGGVSHLMPLTKANGFLPDLNAIPKDVARKAKLMWLNSPNNPTSVIMTKDYFKRAIEFAGDNQIIICHDAAYSEIYYDGARPSSFMEVDGAKDVGVEFHSLSKTYNMTGWRLGFVVGNKDVLAGLGKVKSNLDSGCFEAVQEAGITALGLDDSVTDGIRRIYQERRDTLIPGLKQLGLEVDAPPAAFYIWVTVPKGYTSTSFTAHLLEKAGIVTTPGNGFGAPGEGYIRMTVCTTKERLAEAVERIKKVGF is encoded by the coding sequence ATGGCCGGTTTTCCGATCGAAGTTGCCACACGCATCAAGACGCTGCCTCCCTATTTGTTTGCCGCGATCGATAAGATGAAGCAGGAGGCCATTGGCCGGGGAGTCGATATCATCAATCTCGGGATTGGTGATCCAGATTTGCCGACTCCGACTCCGATTATCGACAGTTTGGCGAAAGCAGCGAAGGACCCCAAGCACCACCAGTACCCCTCCTATGAAGGTATGTTGTCTTTCAGGAAAGCCGTGGCTGGTTGGTACAAACGCCGTTTCAATGTGACGCTTGATCCAGCGAACGAGGTCCTCGCGCTGATCGGTTCGAAAGAAGGGATCGGGCACATTCATCTTGCCTTTGTCGATCCCGGCGATATCGTGTTGGTTCCCAGCCCCGGCTATCCGGTGTATCCCGTCGGTACCGGATTTTCAGGCGGTGTGTCGCATCTCATGCCGCTGACAAAAGCCAATGGATTCCTGCCGGATCTGAATGCGATCCCAAAGGATGTGGCTAGGAAAGCCAAGCTGATGTGGCTGAACTCTCCGAATAATCCGACGTCCGTGATTATGACGAAGGACTACTTTAAGCGGGCCATCGAGTTCGCAGGGGATAATCAGATCATCATCTGCCACGACGCGGCCTACTCGGAAATCTACTACGATGGTGCGCGCCCATCGAGTTTTATGGAAGTAGATGGTGCCAAGGACGTCGGCGTGGAGTTCCACTCGCTCTCGAAGACGTACAACATGACCGGCTGGCGTCTGGGATTTGTCGTCGGTAACAAGGATGTTTTGGCAGGCCTCGGCAAGGTGAAGAGCAACCTCGACTCAGGCTGTTTTGAGGCGGTTCAAGAGGCCGGCATTACCGCGTTGGGCTTGGACGACTCTGTCACCGACGGCATCCGAAGGATCTACCAGGAGCGCCGCGATACGCTCATTCCTGGACTCAAGCAGCTGGGACTGGAAGTGGATGCGCCACCCGCCGCTTTCTATATCTGGGTGACGGTGCCGAAGGGCTACACCTCTACGTCCTTCACCGCCCATCTGCTGGAAAAAGCAGGGATCGTGACGACGCCGGGCAACGGCTTTGGCGCACCGGGCGAAGGCTATATCCGCATGACGGTCTGCACGACCAAAGAGCGGTTAGCGGAAGCAGTCGAGCGGATCAAAAAAGTGGGATTCTAA
- a CDS encoding PilZ domain-containing protein, which yields MRDPHCPSCGTPYVRVVYDEGTVERILNRFRMFSFRCQLCTARFRVYRAQRPAQPSVSDRRQYKRLPVSFRANLLAENARRMDNRVTDISMGGCTLETTATLPQGSFIELVIKPASNEEPIKIGTAMVCSSRPESMGIRFLEMVADDKNRLSQVILSLLVGQSLHPNLLA from the coding sequence ATGAGAGATCCACACTGCCCAAGTTGCGGAACCCCCTACGTCCGAGTCGTCTATGACGAGGGAACCGTCGAGCGAATTTTGAATCGCTTCAGGATGTTCTCATTCCGGTGCCAACTCTGCACCGCACGCTTTCGTGTCTATCGGGCTCAGCGTCCAGCCCAGCCCTCGGTCTCGGATCGCCGGCAATACAAACGATTGCCCGTGTCGTTCAGGGCCAACCTCCTCGCAGAGAACGCCAGGCGGATGGACAATCGCGTGACGGATATATCCATGGGAGGGTGCACGCTCGAGACGACGGCAACCTTGCCTCAGGGCTCGTTTATCGAGCTGGTCATCAAACCGGCTTCCAATGAAGAACCGATTAAGATTGGGACGGCCATGGTGTGTTCTTCGCGACCAGAATCGATGGGCATCCGATTTCTCGAAATGGTGGCGGATGACAAGAACCGTCTCAGTCAGGTCATCCTCAGCTTACTGGTTGGACAAAGCCTCCATCCCAATCTTCTCGCCTAA
- a CDS encoding lytic transglycosylase domain-containing protein produces the protein MIIRGMQSLLSIVGIGFIILSMCPPALATSETADHGGHKSDVEKDLLLPDLLDSQPEPEDRLVILPEIKREGERYFLSSFKLPDKITFAGVSVPLDNWQVRERIEYEFYQFLEDQGESIILAKRTGRCFPPAEKQLADAGLPDDLKYMLLVESKCISAAYSKAKASGPWQFIPSTGRRYRLKSDAVRDERRNLEMSTEAAVKYLKYLKDFQENDWFMAMASYNAGEERVRKLLKEQNIADYWKMHGPRETMRYVPRIIAAKEIYSQPEKYLGLTKKDLYIPLETETITVNVKESQRALTSIAEEFGTYLLELKMLNPEFKKDLLPHGTYQIRVPRQTCPSRCFKQEKTP, from the coding sequence ATGATCATCCGTGGTATGCAGTCCTTGCTTTCTATAGTTGGAATCGGCTTCATAATCCTGTCAATGTGTCCTCCAGCTCTTGCCACATCAGAAACAGCAGATCATGGTGGCCACAAATCAGACGTGGAGAAGGATTTGCTCTTGCCGGATCTGTTGGATTCACAACCCGAACCAGAAGACCGTCTGGTTATTTTGCCGGAAATCAAACGCGAGGGAGAACGGTACTTTCTAAGTTCATTTAAGCTGCCCGATAAGATCACATTTGCAGGCGTGTCGGTTCCCTTGGATAACTGGCAAGTGAGAGAGCGGATCGAGTACGAGTTCTATCAGTTTTTGGAAGATCAAGGGGAAAGCATCATTCTTGCCAAACGGACTGGACGGTGCTTCCCTCCTGCAGAAAAACAGTTGGCTGATGCCGGGTTGCCGGACGACCTCAAGTACATGTTGCTGGTCGAGAGTAAATGCATTTCCGCCGCCTACTCGAAAGCAAAAGCATCAGGTCCCTGGCAGTTCATCCCATCCACAGGGCGCCGATACCGCCTGAAGAGCGACGCCGTCCGAGATGAACGTCGCAATCTCGAAATGTCGACCGAAGCAGCCGTGAAATACCTCAAGTACCTCAAAGACTTTCAGGAGAATGATTGGTTCATGGCCATGGCCTCCTACAATGCCGGCGAGGAACGAGTCCGCAAGCTGCTCAAAGAGCAAAACATTGCCGACTATTGGAAGATGCATGGCCCACGCGAGACGATGCGGTATGTCCCTCGTATCATCGCCGCGAAGGAAATCTACTCCCAGCCGGAGAAGTATCTTGGATTGACCAAGAAGGACCTCTATATACCGCTTGAGACCGAAACCATCACAGTCAATGTCAAGGAATCCCAGCGCGCGTTGACCTCAATCGCCGAAGAGTTTGGCACCTACCTGCTTGAGCTCAAGATGCTAAATCCCGAGTTTAAGAAAGATCTGCTCCCTCATGGCACCTATCAAATTCGTGTGCCTCGGCAGACCTGTCCTAGCCGCTGCTTCAAACAAGAAAAGACCCCGTAA
- a CDS encoding pantoate--beta-alanine ligase: MKIIRSLTPMAAWSEQHRREGVRVGLVPTMGALHDGHRALIRAARLRCDALVVSIFVNPTQFGPQEDLAKYPRPIAHDHAMCRKEGVDVCFEPTAEGMYPKGFQTVVTLPTIARRWEGEIRPHHFSGVATVVTKLFGIVRPQVALFGQKDFQQSALVRQLVKDLNLGVEMVVCPTVRERDGLAMSSRNVYLSQEERVRAITLYKSLRAGAEVIRRGVTDGKAVQSAMAHVLKKEPAITIDYLALCDPSTLEPLSIVTSRVVLLGAVRIGSVRLIDNLLVTLPRRSSK; this comes from the coding sequence ATGAAGATTATTCGTTCACTGACCCCCATGGCAGCCTGGAGCGAACAACACAGGCGAGAAGGTGTGAGGGTTGGTCTGGTTCCAACCATGGGTGCATTGCATGATGGCCATCGGGCACTGATTCGGGCAGCGCGGTTGCGATGCGACGCGCTTGTCGTCAGTATCTTTGTGAATCCTACTCAATTTGGGCCACAGGAAGACCTCGCCAAGTATCCACGTCCCATCGCGCATGACCACGCGATGTGCCGAAAAGAAGGGGTCGATGTCTGTTTTGAACCGACTGCGGAAGGGATGTACCCGAAGGGATTTCAAACCGTGGTCACACTTCCCACAATCGCACGACGGTGGGAGGGGGAGATCCGTCCTCATCATTTTTCCGGCGTTGCGACCGTCGTGACAAAGCTTTTTGGAATTGTCCGCCCTCAGGTTGCGCTCTTTGGGCAGAAAGATTTCCAGCAATCGGCGCTGGTCCGTCAGTTGGTGAAAGATTTGAATCTCGGTGTGGAGATGGTTGTCTGTCCTACCGTCCGTGAAAGAGACGGGCTTGCGATGAGCTCACGCAATGTCTATCTGTCGCAAGAGGAACGAGTGCGCGCCATCACGCTGTACAAGAGCCTGCGAGCCGGTGCCGAGGTGATTCGGAGAGGCGTCACCGATGGAAAGGCCGTACAGTCAGCGATGGCTCATGTTCTCAAGAAAGAACCGGCCATCACGATCGACTATCTGGCACTGTGCGATCCATCTACTCTGGAGCCTCTGTCCATTGTCACGTCGCGAGTTGTGCTGCTTGGCGCGGTGCGGATAGGATCCGTTCGGCTTATCGATAATCTTCTGGTCACCCTGCCGCGGCGGTCTTCCAAATAG
- the fsa gene encoding fructose-6-phosphate aldolase has product MKIYLDTANVKEIHEAASLGLLDGVTTNPSLVVKEGRSFREMLEEVCKIVDGPISAEVVSVEADAMVKEGKELAKIHKNIVVKCPLIPEGLKATKRLAAEGIKVNVTLCFSPTQALLAAKAGAWCVSPFIGRLDDISTNGMELIRQILTIYKNYDYKTLVLVASVRHPQHVVEAALAGGHICTMPYSVFQMLFKHPLTDAGLKKFLDDWKAKGQQ; this is encoded by the coding sequence ATGAAAATCTATCTCGATACAGCCAACGTCAAGGAAATCCATGAAGCGGCAAGCCTCGGATTACTCGATGGCGTGACCACGAATCCTTCCCTGGTCGTCAAGGAGGGCCGAAGTTTCAGGGAAATGCTGGAAGAAGTCTGCAAGATTGTGGATGGACCGATCAGCGCTGAGGTTGTGAGTGTGGAAGCTGACGCCATGGTGAAGGAAGGTAAAGAGCTCGCCAAGATCCACAAGAACATCGTGGTCAAGTGCCCGCTGATTCCAGAAGGCCTCAAAGCCACGAAGCGCCTGGCGGCCGAGGGAATCAAAGTGAACGTGACCCTCTGTTTTTCACCGACACAGGCACTGCTGGCGGCCAAAGCTGGCGCCTGGTGCGTCTCGCCTTTTATCGGACGGCTCGACGATATCAGCACAAACGGCATGGAGCTCATTCGACAAATCTTAACGATCTATAAAAACTATGACTACAAGACCTTGGTATTAGTGGCAAGCGTGCGCCATCCGCAGCACGTCGTCGAGGCGGCATTAGCAGGCGGTCACATCTGCACAATGCCCTACAGTGTGTTTCAAATGCTCTTCAAACATCCACTGACCGATGCTGGGCTGAAGAAGTTTTTGGACGACTGGAAGGCGAAGGGGCAGCAGTAG
- a CDS encoding glycerate kinase, protein MRLRLSSSPARPLLHRLIAAGLSTADPYHALLKHVALTRHSLRVGRRTYNLSHIDRIVVVGAGKASARMAQALETALGPRLDDGLVIVKTGHTLATKRITILEASHPIPDRAGLHATQRLLRLTQCLTPRDLLIVLLSGGASSLLPAPVAGVTLPDKQRTTRLLLHSGATINEMNVVRKHLSLIKGGGLAASTRAKIVTLLLSDVIGDDLGSIGSGPTAGDLSTFADAVGVLQRYRSWRAVPEAVRRYLDRGRKGDATETLKPGSRRLRSVQHHIIGNNRIMLEAVARAAQQADLHTKFVSHPITGEARVAVKQLTDLAKAITEGHGILKRPCCVVAGGETTVTVTGRGKGGRAQEFAASAALEIAGLPNTWIVALGTDGTDGPTDAAGAIVTGCTVARAKKLGIDLRASLDRHNTYPALKALGCHIHTGPTGTNVNDLYLLLLL, encoded by the coding sequence ATGCGACTTCGCCTCTCCTCCTCTCCGGCACGGCCACTTCTTCACAGGCTGATCGCCGCAGGACTGAGTACTGCCGATCCCTACCACGCCCTGCTCAAACACGTCGCGCTTACTCGCCACTCCCTGCGTGTGGGCCGTCGCACCTACAACCTTTCACACATTGACCGTATTGTCGTGGTCGGTGCCGGCAAGGCTTCGGCAAGAATGGCACAAGCATTAGAGACTGCACTGGGGCCAAGGCTGGACGATGGACTTGTCATCGTCAAAACAGGTCACACCCTCGCGACCAAACGGATCACTATCCTCGAAGCCAGCCATCCAATTCCCGATCGTGCGGGTCTGCACGCAACTCAACGGCTTCTGCGTCTGACACAATGTCTGACGCCTCGAGATCTGCTGATCGTGCTCCTGTCCGGAGGTGCATCGAGCCTGCTCCCGGCTCCAGTCGCTGGTGTGACGCTGCCTGATAAGCAGCGCACGACGCGCCTGCTGCTTCACAGCGGTGCAACCATCAACGAAATGAACGTCGTGAGAAAACATTTGTCATTGATCAAAGGAGGCGGGCTAGCCGCGTCAACACGGGCGAAGATTGTGACCCTCCTGCTTTCAGACGTCATCGGCGATGATCTCGGTTCCATCGGCTCGGGACCGACAGCGGGCGACCTCTCGACATTCGCGGACGCAGTGGGCGTGTTGCAGCGATATCGAAGCTGGCGTGCCGTACCCGAGGCCGTACGCCGCTACTTGGACCGAGGGCGAAAAGGAGATGCTACAGAAACTCTGAAGCCTGGGTCACGACGATTGCGCAGCGTGCAGCATCACATCATCGGGAACAACCGGATCATGCTGGAAGCCGTCGCGCGCGCCGCACAACAGGCGGACCTCCACACGAAGTTCGTCTCCCACCCCATCACGGGAGAAGCGCGCGTGGCAGTGAAGCAGTTGACGGACCTCGCCAAGGCGATTACCGAAGGGCATGGCATCTTGAAACGCCCCTGTTGCGTGGTGGCGGGAGGCGAGACCACCGTGACAGTCACGGGCCGTGGGAAGGGTGGGCGTGCCCAGGAGTTCGCCGCTTCTGCGGCATTGGAGATCGCCGGTCTCCCCAATACATGGATCGTAGCCCTAGGCACCGATGGAACCGACGGCCCCACCGATGCAGCCGGGGCGATTGTCACTGGATGCACCGTCGCACGAGCAAAGAAACTCGGCATTGATCTCCGCGCCTCCTTAGATCGGCATAATACCTACCCTGCTTTGAAAGCTCTTGGATGTCATATCCATACCGGCCCGACAGGAACCAACGTGAACGACCTTTACCTTCTCCTCCTGCTCTAG